One Bradyrhizobium sp. CCGB12 genomic window carries:
- a CDS encoding ATPase domain-containing protein, which translates to MTGPSIAAPDSDPKDLPRISTGSEGLDDILGGGFDANRMYLYEGRPGTGKTTIALQFLLRGVRDGERVLYISLSETKRELALVAQRHGWPLDGVDIFELVPPETTLDPDRELTVFHPAEMELSETTGLIFKEVERINPTRVVLDSLSELRLLAQNPLRYRRQVLALKHFFTNRNCTVILLDDLSSSQDDLQLHSIAHGVVMLEQLAIDYGAERRRLRVIKMRGIRFRGGFHDFTIEQGGLRIFPRLVAAEHHKSFLGDFTLSGNSELDQLLGGGLERGTNALLIGAAGVGKSSVALTYAIAAADRGEHAVFFAFDEARGTVEARARTLGLPLQGHLDSGHIRFQQIDPAELSPGEFAANVRRSVEVDNARVVIIDSLNGYLAAMPDERFLILQMHELLTYLGQQGVLTILVLAQHGLVGPMDTPLDISYLSDAVLMLRYFEVAGTVRRALSVVKKRSGQHEHTIREFRLSSAGIKLGPPLKQFSGIFSGNPRYTGVEAPEGPVE; encoded by the coding sequence ATGACTGGTCCGTCCATCGCTGCTCCAGACAGCGACCCTAAGGATTTGCCGAGAATCTCGACTGGCAGTGAGGGACTGGATGACATCCTGGGCGGCGGCTTCGACGCCAACCGGATGTATCTCTATGAGGGACGGCCCGGCACCGGCAAGACCACGATTGCGCTCCAATTCCTGCTTCGGGGTGTCCGCGACGGCGAACGGGTTCTCTACATTTCCCTCTCCGAAACCAAGCGTGAATTGGCTCTGGTGGCGCAGCGGCACGGTTGGCCGCTGGACGGCGTCGACATCTTCGAACTGGTCCCGCCGGAAACGACGCTGGATCCGGACCGGGAGCTCACAGTGTTTCATCCCGCCGAGATGGAGCTGAGCGAAACGACCGGCCTGATCTTCAAGGAGGTCGAACGGATCAATCCCACCCGGGTGGTGCTCGACAGCCTGTCCGAACTGCGACTGCTTGCCCAAAACCCGCTGCGATACCGGCGTCAAGTGCTCGCCCTGAAGCATTTCTTCACCAACCGCAATTGCACCGTGATCCTGCTCGACGATCTCTCATCCTCTCAGGACGACCTGCAATTACATTCGATCGCGCACGGCGTCGTCATGCTCGAACAGCTCGCGATCGACTACGGCGCGGAGCGGCGCCGGCTTCGCGTGATCAAGATGCGGGGCATCCGGTTCCGCGGCGGCTTCCACGATTTCACGATCGAGCAGGGAGGCCTGCGGATCTTCCCACGCCTCGTGGCGGCCGAACATCACAAATCATTCCTCGGGGACTTCACGCTCAGCGGCAATTCCGAGCTCGATCAGCTGCTGGGAGGTGGCCTCGAGCGCGGTACCAACGCACTTCTCATCGGTGCGGCCGGCGTCGGCAAATCGTCGGTTGCGCTGACCTATGCGATAGCGGCGGCAGATCGTGGCGAGCACGCCGTGTTTTTCGCCTTCGATGAAGCGCGTGGCACGGTTGAGGCACGCGCCCGGACACTCGGCCTGCCCCTGCAAGGACACCTCGACTCCGGGCATATCCGATTCCAACAGATCGATCCTGCCGAGCTCTCGCCGGGCGAGTTCGCGGCGAACGTGCGCAGGAGCGTCGAGGTCGACAATGCTCGTGTCGTCATCATCGACAGCCTCAACGGCTACCTGGCCGCAATGCCGGACGAGCGGTTTCTCATCCTGCAAATGCACGAGCTCTTGACCTATCTGGGACAGCAGGGGGTGCTGACCATCCTGGTTCTCGCCCAACATGGCCTGGTTGGCCCGATGGATACGCCTCTGGACATCAGCTATTTGAGCGATGCGGTGCTCATGCTGCGTTATTTCGAGGTAGCCGGCACGGTGCGGCGCGCCCTGTCGGTGGTCAAGAAGCGCAGCGGCCAACACGAGCATACCATCCGCGAATTTCGCCTCAGCAGCGCAGGCATCAAGCTCGGGCCCCCTCTCAAGCAGTTCAGCGGCATCTTTTCCGGCAATCCGCGTTACACCGGCGTGGAAGCGCCGGAAGGACCTGTCGAATGA
- a CDS encoding AraC family transcriptional regulator, producing the protein MSEGEAAELLKAMVPLFRIRPVFEDSCKFGGRWESLHAPNGRGWAQFHMVTRGACVVERPGLGPQRLQAGDILLLPHGDSHAVRSRMGGAVGRISTEVRNGVRQRATVDAEVDTELLCGRFLFETTDENPLIAVLPDEIILRTAGEPLLERFRRLLIDIREELDTGRIGSEVVAADLARALFVMMLRDHLADDASGDGTVSLLRDRTTARVVSAILGDLARDWTLDEMAAVAITSRATLVRAFQKRAGIAPMTFLSELRLTIARKRLAGTSDPIAKIAGEVGYASEGALSKAVMRRYGMRPGALRMAKPEQ; encoded by the coding sequence ATGTCCGAGGGGGAAGCGGCGGAGTTGTTGAAGGCCATGGTCCCGCTGTTCAGGATCCGTCCCGTGTTCGAGGATTCCTGCAAGTTCGGCGGCCGCTGGGAGTCGTTGCACGCGCCGAACGGCCGGGGATGGGCGCAATTCCACATGGTCACGCGCGGCGCCTGTGTGGTCGAGCGGCCGGGCCTGGGCCCGCAGCGGCTCCAGGCCGGTGACATCCTGCTGCTGCCGCACGGCGACAGCCACGCGGTGCGCAGCCGGATGGGAGGTGCTGTCGGGCGGATCTCGACCGAGGTCCGAAACGGCGTGCGCCAGCGCGCGACGGTTGATGCCGAGGTCGATACCGAGCTGCTGTGCGGCCGGTTCCTGTTCGAGACGACCGACGAGAATCCCCTCATCGCAGTGCTGCCCGACGAGATCATTCTGCGCACGGCGGGAGAGCCTCTGCTGGAAAGGTTTCGACGTCTGCTGATCGACATCCGCGAAGAGCTGGACACGGGGCGGATCGGGTCGGAGGTGGTTGCGGCCGATCTCGCGCGGGCGCTGTTCGTCATGATGCTCCGCGACCATCTCGCGGACGATGCCTCCGGGGATGGCACGGTCTCGCTGTTGCGCGACCGCACCACGGCCCGTGTCGTGTCGGCGATCCTCGGCGATCTCGCCCGGGACTGGACGCTCGACGAGATGGCGGCGGTCGCGATCACCTCGCGTGCGACGTTGGTTCGCGCCTTTCAAAAGCGTGCAGGCATCGCGCCGATGACGTTCTTATCCGAACTGAGACTGACGATCGCCCGCAAGCGGCTGGCCGGCACCTCCGATCCGATCGCGAAGATCGCAGGCGAGGTCGGCTATGCGTCCGAAGGCGCCCTCAGCAAGGCCGTCATGCGCAGATACGGAATGCGGCCCGGCGCGCTGAGAATGGCGAAGCCGGAGCAGTAG
- a CDS encoding carboxymuconolactone decarboxylase family protein, with the protein MAMLDWNNYRRQVVAGVGEIGKLTPDTVKGYATLSGAGARINHLDAKTRELIALAVAISLRCDGCITVHAAEAKKHGASEGEVAEALGTAISVNAGAALVYSTRAHEAFREA; encoded by the coding sequence ATGGCGATGCTCGACTGGAACAACTACCGCCGCCAGGTCGTCGCCGGCGTCGGCGAGATCGGGAAGCTGACGCCGGATACGGTCAAGGGCTACGCGACCCTTAGCGGCGCTGGCGCCAGGATCAACCACCTCGACGCGAAGACGCGTGAGCTGATCGCACTCGCTGTCGCCATCAGCCTGCGTTGCGACGGCTGTATCACCGTCCACGCCGCTGAAGCGAAGAAACACGGGGCGAGCGAGGGCGAGGTCGCCGAGGCGCTCGGGACCGCCATCTCGGTCAATGCCGGTGCGGCGCTGGTCTACTCGACCCGAGCGCACGAGGCTTTCAGAGAAGCGTGA
- the soxC gene encoding sulfite dehydrogenase: protein MTSKTPIELLPGSANVSRRGFVGGLSAGILGAVATEAAGAETLADIPDRGPGADLSAHSERSRFARLDRIPEATPGKRNVDPGDAINSKTPHQKLVGNITPTDLHYERSHSGVPDIDPAQHRLLMHGMVSKPLVFSVDDLKRMPSVTRVVFIECTGNGWENWKKADPDVTVQNTHGLVSTNEWTGVPLKFLIDLVAKDKGANWMLAEGGDGAGVDRSIPLTDEIVNEAFVAYGQNGEPLRPAHGFPMRLVMPGFEGNLNIKWLRRLKFGNGPWMTRWETARYTQLLANGKARQFQLRMENNSVITQPSGMMQIQPGYNRISGLAWSGHGKIAKVEISTDGAKTWKTAQLSQPVLSKAQVRFQMDWVWDGKPTKIVSRSTDEKGNVQPDRQSFIATMGTNALFHYNAQQTWSIDEAGRVRNVLA from the coding sequence ATGACGTCCAAGACACCAATCGAGTTGTTGCCGGGGTCTGCGAATGTATCGCGCCGCGGCTTCGTCGGAGGCCTGTCGGCGGGCATCCTTGGCGCGGTTGCGACCGAGGCGGCAGGCGCCGAGACGCTGGCCGACATCCCCGATCGCGGGCCCGGCGCCGATCTCAGCGCGCACAGCGAACGCTCCCGTTTCGCCAGGCTCGATCGCATTCCCGAGGCGACGCCGGGCAAGCGCAACGTCGATCCCGGCGATGCCATCAATTCCAAGACGCCGCATCAGAAGCTCGTGGGCAATATCACGCCAACCGATCTGCACTACGAGCGCAGTCATTCCGGCGTGCCCGATATCGATCCTGCGCAACACCGGCTACTGATGCATGGCATGGTCTCGAAGCCGCTGGTGTTCAGCGTTGACGATCTGAAGCGGATGCCGTCGGTTACGCGCGTCGTGTTCATCGAGTGCACCGGCAACGGCTGGGAGAACTGGAAGAAGGCCGATCCCGATGTGACGGTGCAAAACACGCATGGCCTCGTCAGCACCAATGAATGGACCGGCGTTCCGCTCAAATTCCTGATCGACCTCGTCGCCAAGGACAAGGGTGCGAACTGGATGCTGGCCGAAGGCGGCGACGGCGCGGGCGTCGACCGCAGCATTCCGCTCACCGACGAGATCGTGAACGAAGCTTTCGTCGCGTATGGTCAGAACGGCGAGCCACTGCGGCCCGCGCACGGTTTTCCGATGCGGCTGGTGATGCCGGGGTTCGAAGGCAACCTCAATATCAAATGGCTGCGCCGTCTCAAGTTCGGCAACGGACCCTGGATGACGCGTTGGGAGACCGCGCGCTACACGCAGCTGCTCGCTAACGGCAAGGCAAGGCAATTTCAGCTGAGGATGGAGAACAACTCCGTCATCACCCAGCCCTCGGGCATGATGCAGATCCAGCCGGGCTACAACCGCATCTCCGGCCTGGCCTGGAGCGGGCATGGCAAGATTGCCAAGGTCGAGATTTCGACCGACGGCGCGAAAACCTGGAAGACCGCGCAACTGAGCCAACCGGTGCTCTCCAAGGCGCAGGTGCGCTTCCAGATGGATTGGGTCTGGGACGGCAAGCCGACGAAAATCGTGAGCCGCTCGACCGACGAGAAGGGCAACGTTCAGCCGGACCGGCAGTCCTTCATCGCCACGATGGGGACCAATGCGCTGTTTCATTACAACGCCCAGCAGACCTGGAGCATCGACGAGGCCGGGAGGGTCCGCAATGTCCTCGCATGA
- a CDS encoding c-type cytochrome: MSSHDKLFLAGILAAGLLAAPALAFDFGRPATPQESKLWDIDIAPDGKGLPDGGGTAAQGKQIFADNCAACHGDNGQGGIKDRLVGGQGTLASSTPVKTVGSFWPYATTLYDYIHRAMPYPTPGSLSTDETYAVTAYILSLNGIVLADGKVDKDSLPKIRMPNRDGFIPEPEFDPAKLFRRK, from the coding sequence ATGTCCTCGCATGACAAGCTGTTTCTCGCCGGCATCCTCGCCGCCGGCCTGCTCGCCGCACCCGCACTGGCGTTCGATTTCGGGCGTCCGGCAACGCCACAGGAAAGCAAGCTGTGGGACATCGACATCGCCCCCGACGGCAAGGGCCTGCCTGACGGCGGCGGCACGGCGGCGCAGGGCAAGCAGATCTTCGCCGACAATTGCGCGGCGTGTCACGGCGACAATGGCCAGGGCGGCATCAAGGATCGCCTCGTCGGCGGGCAGGGCACGCTCGCATCCAGCACGCCGGTCAAGACCGTCGGCAGCTTCTGGCCCTATGCGACGACCTTGTACGACTACATTCACCGCGCGATGCCCTATCCGACGCCGGGCTCGCTCAGCACTGACGAGACCTATGCCGTCACCGCCTACATCCTGAGCCTAAACGGCATCGTTCTCGCCGATGGCAAGGTCGACAAGGACTCCTTGCCGAAGATCAGGATGCCCAATCGCGACGGCTTCATTCCAGAGCCGGAATTCGACCCGGCGAAGCTGTTCCGCAGGAAGTGA
- a CDS encoding DUF302 domain-containing protein, with amino-acid sequence MRLSGLIRILALIAAVCLWETQIMAAEGLITIKSSFGPEDTMKRLEAEVKAKGLTVFAHVDHAAGATAVGLPLRPTDLVIFGNAKGGTPLMQQAQTIGIDLPLKALVWQDEQGATWLSYNDPAYLAGRHGVGEPATAVVTAMTGALRAIAAKATAP; translated from the coding sequence ATGAGGCTTTCGGGACTGATCAGGATACTCGCGCTGATCGCAGCTGTATGTTTATGGGAGACGCAAATCATGGCGGCAGAGGGACTCATCACCATCAAGAGCAGCTTCGGGCCGGAAGACACGATGAAGCGGCTGGAGGCCGAGGTGAAGGCCAAGGGCCTCACTGTGTTCGCCCATGTCGATCACGCAGCGGGCGCCACCGCGGTCGGCCTGCCGCTGCGGCCGACTGATCTCGTCATCTTCGGCAACGCCAAGGGCGGCACGCCGTTGATGCAGCAGGCGCAGACCATCGGCATCGACCTGCCGCTGAAGGCACTGGTTTGGCAGGACGAGCAGGGCGCGACCTGGCTGTCCTACAACGACCCTGCGTATCTAGCCGGGCGTCATGGCGTCGGCGAGCCGGCGACGGCTGTCGTCACCGCAATGACCGGCGCTCTGCGTGCCATCGCAGCCAAGGCCACTGCGCCGTAG
- a CDS encoding cupin domain-containing protein, whose translation MVERTDGQASAQQAGFAGVTRKVLERLPMPGNQELMVVEVTYPPGGVAPLHRHPVAGAVYIVEGVAESAYGGDEPRQYRAGETLQDRADLPHSLFRNCDPERPLRFLTIYVLEPGRSYTLEP comes from the coding sequence ATGGTCGAACGGACCGACGGTCAGGCAAGCGCTCAACAAGCGGGATTTGCCGGTGTCACGCGCAAGGTTCTCGAACGCCTTCCAATGCCCGGCAATCAGGAGCTCATGGTCGTCGAGGTCACCTATCCGCCCGGCGGCGTGGCGCCGCTTCACCGGCATCCGGTTGCGGGCGCGGTCTACATCGTCGAAGGGGTCGCCGAGTCCGCCTATGGCGGCGATGAACCGCGACAATACCGGGCGGGCGAGACGCTGCAGGATCGGGCGGATCTTCCGCACAGCCTGTTTCGCAATTGCGACCCGGAACGTCCGCTGCGCTTTCTGACCATCTACGTGCTCGAACCCGGGCGCTCCTACACGCTGGAGCCATGA
- a CDS encoding GNAT family N-acetyltransferase: MHHFSTNRLTAERLHESDIADLVALHLDAEVSRYLGGVRAPDVTRTYLATNMAHWDQHGFGLWTLRTKDGTFAGRAGIRHILVDDVDEIEIAYAFKREFWGQGFASEIATALTDIALSQLKLLSLIGIVFVGNGASRRVLEKSNYLLERSTIRHGEDVVIYRIRR; this comes from the coding sequence ATGCATCACTTCAGCACCAACAGGCTAACCGCCGAGCGATTGCACGAATCTGACATCGCCGACCTCGTCGCGCTGCATCTCGATGCCGAGGTGTCGCGCTATCTCGGCGGGGTGCGGGCGCCGGACGTCACGAGGACCTACCTTGCGACCAACATGGCGCATTGGGACCAGCATGGCTTCGGACTCTGGACGCTGCGAACGAAAGACGGCACCTTCGCCGGGCGAGCCGGCATCCGGCACATTCTCGTGGACGACGTCGACGAGATCGAGATTGCCTACGCCTTCAAACGCGAATTCTGGGGCCAGGGATTTGCAAGCGAGATCGCGACCGCGCTGACGGACATCGCCCTGTCGCAACTGAAACTGCTCTCTCTTATCGGCATCGTGTTCGTCGGCAACGGCGCATCGCGCCGCGTGCTGGAGAAATCGAACTATCTCCTCGAGCGGAGCACGATCCGTCACGGCGAGGACGTCGTGATCTACCGCATCCGGCGGTGA
- a CDS encoding outer membrane protein → MKRLSIAAIGFAALSMVAPAMAADMAVKAPPPAPVVAIYNWSGFYIGANGGWAQSHGCVDFVNDLGVAAGACGDRSGGVAGGQIGYRWQTNQFVLGLEAQGDWADLKNTRVSLIDPFLSTTAKTDAIGLFTVQLGWAWNASLFYVKGGAAVTRNRLDLFDNLTGIGIASAGHTRWGGALGVGYEYGFAPNWSVGVEYDHLWMGNDNNAFVGVPLPSGGFIAGNGISQDVDMITLRLNYRFGGFGAPVAAHY, encoded by the coding sequence ATGAAAAGGCTCTCGATCGCTGCAATCGGTTTCGCGGCGCTGAGTATGGTAGCTCCGGCCATGGCGGCCGACATGGCCGTCAAGGCACCCCCGCCGGCGCCGGTGGTGGCGATCTACAACTGGAGCGGGTTCTACATCGGCGCCAACGGCGGATGGGCCCAGAGCCACGGTTGCGTGGACTTCGTAAACGACTTAGGGGTAGCCGCAGGCGCTTGCGGTGATCGTTCCGGAGGCGTTGCGGGCGGACAGATCGGGTACCGCTGGCAGACCAATCAGTTTGTGCTCGGATTGGAAGCACAGGGCGATTGGGCCGATCTCAAGAACACCCGCGTCAGCCTGATCGATCCATTTCTCTCAACCACAGCCAAAACAGACGCCATTGGCCTCTTCACGGTACAGCTCGGTTGGGCATGGAACGCGTCACTGTTCTACGTGAAGGGTGGCGCCGCCGTGACGCGCAATCGCCTTGATCTATTCGACAACTTGACCGGGATCGGCATCGCCTCGGCAGGTCACACGCGTTGGGGCGGCGCCCTAGGTGTCGGCTATGAATATGGCTTCGCGCCGAACTGGTCGGTCGGCGTTGAATACGACCATCTCTGGATGGGGAATGACAACAACGCCTTCGTCGGCGTTCCCCTCCCTTCCGGGGGCTTCATTGCGGGTAACGGGATCAGCCAGGATGTGGACATGATCACGCTCCGGCTGAATTACCGCTTCGGTGGTTTCGGTGCTCCGGTCGCGGCTCACTATTGA
- a CDS encoding helix-turn-helix domain-containing protein, translated as MTADSNPMISLSEFKYRRGSEIYGEKEPAEYIYQVKSGTVRSYKLLSDGRRQISAFHVPGDIFGLENSGVHRFTTEAVVDTTVRLIRRESLDSAAENDGALIRNLLCMTTTNLRHAEDHMLLLGRKTSMERVAAFLIEMDRRLTAAGILSLPMTRRDIADYLGLTIETISRSLSYLRELGILRFIDNNQRHLVIMDRQQLAAFDRRN; from the coding sequence ATGACCGCGGACTCCAATCCAATGATCAGCCTGAGCGAGTTCAAATACCGGCGCGGTAGCGAGATCTACGGCGAGAAGGAGCCCGCCGAGTATATCTACCAGGTCAAGTCGGGGACGGTACGAAGCTACAAACTGCTGTCCGACGGACGCCGGCAGATCAGCGCATTCCATGTCCCCGGCGACATCTTCGGATTGGAGAACAGCGGGGTGCATCGCTTTACGACAGAAGCCGTGGTGGACACGACCGTGCGCTTGATCAGGCGCGAGAGCCTCGACTCCGCCGCCGAAAATGACGGCGCGCTGATCAGGAATCTGCTCTGCATGACCACGACGAATCTCCGGCATGCGGAGGACCACATGCTTCTGCTCGGGCGCAAGACGTCAATGGAGCGGGTTGCCGCCTTCCTGATCGAAATGGACAGACGGCTCACCGCTGCAGGAATCCTGTCGCTGCCGATGACCCGACGCGACATCGCGGATTATCTCGGCCTGACGATCGAGACCATCTCGCGGTCGCTGTCGTATTTGCGCGAACTCGGCATCCTCCGCTTCATCGACAACAACCAGCGTCACCTCGTCATCATGGACAGGCAGCAACTCGCCGCATTCGACCGGCGGAATTGA
- a CDS encoding ion transporter, which yields MAVPSCEAHLARRRRDRVGQVRHNLFGPRRNGPRKVDLYQRDRSLEEAATLGVVVTRAVFGPGYVTDHRIIGAVLVYLLIAVGFACIFTFLGLSIDGAFKGIEFEDDRSLASKVFYLSFATLTTTGYGDTRRAEPTH from the coding sequence TTGGCTGTGCCGTCTTGCGAGGCCCATCTCGCGCGTCGCCGCCGCGATCGAGTAGGCCAGGTTCGACACAACCTTTTCGGACCGCGGCGTAACGGCCCGCGCAAGGTTGATCTATATCAACGTGATCGATCTCTTGAAGAAGCGGCGACTCTCGGTGTCGTGGTCACGAGAGCGGTGTTTGGCCCGGGCTATGTCACTGACCACCGGATCATCGGCGCCGTGCTGGTTTATCTGCTGATTGCTGTTGGATTTGCCTGCATATTCACGTTCTTGGGATTATCGATCGACGGTGCATTCAAGGGAATCGAGTTCGAGGACGACCGCTCGCTCGCGAGCAAGGTTTTCTATCTCAGCTTCGCCACGCTGACGACCACCGGATATGGCGATACTCGGCGAGCAGAACCAACACATTGA
- a CDS encoding ferrous iron transporter B, with amino-acid sequence MELPLLHLALVGTPNSGKTSLFNALTGSRQKVANYPGVTVERKEGFFVTPLGRQVSVVDLPGTYSLRGRSPDEEITRDFVLGKASGETMPDLVLCVADSTNLRLTIRLLLELKRTGRPMILVLNMFDIATRRGISVDVERLAKELGVPVVTSIAVRKGGTADLLQLTDEIAAKLAAEPQENSWRALSVSELRATQREADRIIGECVGLPARPDTWTARIDAIVLHPVGGLVVLALILFVMFQAVFAWAQPLMELLNSGFDALGEFVHATLPAGLLQSFLQNGVISGVGSVIVFLPQIIIIFLFILLLEDFGYMARAAFLMDRIMGGAGLHGRAFIPLLSSFACAIPGIMATRVIDNKRDRLTTILIAPLMTCSARIPVYTLIISAFIPARDVWGFINLQGLVMFGLYAAGITSALAVSFLIKFFMLRDFAPAPFMLELPDYKMPRLKSIAIGIYTRAKMFLQRAGTTIFSMMVLIWFLASFPQPPAGATEPAIDFSLAAMIGKALEPLLAPVGFNWQIAVALIPGMAAREVAVAALGTVYAIEGGKEAAEQIGQVLATKWSLATALSMLAWYIFAPQCASTLAVIRRETGSWGWMAVTFTYMLVLAYAASLVTYNVAVALGAG; translated from the coding sequence ATGGAATTACCCCTGCTGCATCTCGCCCTGGTGGGCACACCAAACAGCGGCAAGACCTCGCTGTTCAATGCCCTGACCGGCAGCCGGCAGAAGGTCGCGAACTATCCGGGCGTCACCGTCGAGCGCAAGGAAGGCTTCTTCGTTACACCCCTGGGACGCCAGGTCTCCGTGGTCGACCTGCCCGGCACCTATTCGCTGCGCGGTCGCAGCCCGGATGAGGAGATCACCCGCGACTTCGTGCTCGGCAAGGCCTCCGGCGAGACGATGCCCGATCTCGTGCTGTGCGTGGCCGATTCCACCAATCTGCGGCTGACCATCCGCCTGCTGCTCGAGCTCAAGCGCACGGGACGGCCGATGATCCTCGTGCTCAACATGTTCGACATCGCGACGCGCCGCGGCATCAGTGTCGACGTGGAACGGCTCGCCAAGGAGCTGGGGGTGCCCGTGGTCACCTCGATCGCGGTGCGCAAGGGCGGCACCGCAGATCTGTTGCAGCTGACCGACGAGATCGCGGCAAAACTAGCCGCCGAGCCACAGGAGAACAGCTGGCGCGCGCTCAGCGTCAGCGAGTTGCGCGCAACCCAGCGCGAGGCCGACCGCATCATCGGCGAGTGCGTCGGCCTGCCTGCTAGGCCCGACACCTGGACCGCGCGGATCGACGCGATCGTGCTGCATCCCGTCGGCGGCCTCGTCGTGCTCGCGCTGATCCTGTTCGTGATGTTCCAGGCGGTGTTCGCCTGGGCGCAGCCGCTGATGGAGCTGCTCAATTCGGGCTTCGATGCGCTCGGCGAGTTCGTGCACGCCACCCTCCCCGCCGGCCTGCTCCAGAGCTTCCTTCAGAACGGCGTGATCTCGGGCGTCGGCAGCGTCATCGTGTTCCTGCCGCAGATCATCATCATCTTCCTGTTCATCCTGCTGCTCGAAGATTTCGGCTACATGGCGCGCGCCGCGTTCCTGATGGACCGCATCATGGGCGGCGCCGGCCTGCACGGCCGCGCCTTCATTCCGCTCCTGTCGAGCTTCGCCTGCGCCATTCCCGGCATCATGGCGACGCGCGTCATCGACAACAAACGCGACCGGCTGACCACGATCCTGATCGCGCCGCTGATGACCTGCTCGGCGCGCATTCCCGTCTACACGCTGATCATCTCCGCCTTCATTCCGGCCAGGGACGTCTGGGGCTTCATCAACCTCCAGGGGCTCGTGATGTTCGGCCTCTATGCGGCCGGCATCACCAGTGCGCTTGCCGTCTCGTTCCTGATCAAGTTCTTCATGCTGCGCGACTTTGCGCCGGCGCCGTTCATGCTGGAGCTGCCGGACTACAAGATGCCGCGGCTGAAATCGATCGCGATCGGCATCTACACCCGCGCCAAGATGTTCTTGCAGCGCGCCGGCACCACGATCTTCTCGATGATGGTGCTGATCTGGTTTCTGGCCTCATTCCCGCAGCCGCCGGCAGGCGCGACCGAGCCGGCCATCGACTTCAGCCTGGCCGCGATGATCGGCAAGGCGCTCGAGCCGCTGCTCGCCCCTGTCGGATTCAACTGGCAGATCGCGGTCGCGCTGATCCCGGGCATGGCGGCGCGCGAGGTCGCGGTCGCAGCGCTCGGCACCGTCTACGCGATCGAGGGCGGCAAGGAGGCGGCCGAGCAGATCGGCCAGGTGCTGGCGACGAAATGGTCACTGGCGACCGCCCTGTCGATGCTGGCCTGGTACATCTTCGCCCCGCAATGCGCCTCCACGCTAGCCGTGATCCGGCGCGAGACCGGAAGCTGGGGATGGATGGCCGTGACCTTCACCTACATGCTGGTGCTGGCCTATGCGGCGAGCCTCGTGACCTACAATGTCGCGGTCGCGCTGGGCGCGGGATAA
- a CDS encoding FeoA family protein, whose protein sequence is MTDTKDTRSHMPLGLAQRGYIGVIQHLAAKDAGSALSDIELESRLIELGFVEGARVEVLHEGLVGRDPIAVRVDNITIAVRRREAMAIIVA, encoded by the coding sequence ATGACCGACACCAAGGATACGCGTTCGCACATGCCGCTGGGCCTGGCCCAGCGCGGCTATATCGGCGTCATTCAGCATCTTGCCGCCAAGGACGCGGGCTCGGCGCTCTCGGACATCGAGCTCGAGAGCCGCCTGATCGAGCTCGGGTTCGTCGAGGGCGCCCGGGTCGAGGTCCTGCACGAGGGGCTGGTCGGGCGCGACCCGATCGCCGTGCGGGTCGACAACATCACGATCGCGGTGCGTCGGCGTGAAGCCATGGCCATCATCGTCGCTTAG